The Methylobacterium durans nucleotide sequence AGGTTCCAGCGCAGCAGCGTGTAGAACAGCCGGTGCTTGGCGAATTCCATCTGCTGCCACGCCAGCAAATTGGCGGGATCGGCGACGTCGGGGATGGTGCCGTTGTGGCGGCAGGCCAGGCAGAACGCGTCGTTCGAGCCCGGCGGGACCAGCCAGTTGCAGGCATCGTGCTCCGCGTTCGTGCAGAACAGACTCGGCCGGTCAGGAATTGCGAGTGGGGTCCAGGCATTGCCGCCCGCGGGCTCGAGCGCCGAGAGCGTGCCCGTCTCGGGGAGATAAGCGAGCCTGTGCCTGCAGCGCTCGCAGGTCTGGTTCTCGAAGTACAGGATGTTGCCGCAGGACTGGCATCGGAACAGCTTCATGGAGGGGCCTCGTCTCGCCGTGTCCCCGCCTCCATGCAGGAGGCGTGCAGGAAAGGGCACGAGGCGCCGCCGGTTCCGGCCGGCGGGCGGTTCAGGCGGCCCGGGCGCGCAGGCCGGCCTGGGCCGGGCGCCGCTCCTGCGCGGAGCGATACGCGGCGAGGAACTCGGTCGGCGTGTGGCGTGCCCCGTCCGGGTGGGTGATCGTGACCTCGGTGAGGCCGCTGCCCAGGAGGCCGAGGGCCTTCTCAAGGGCGTCCGTCATCGAGGCCCGCTGGAAGGTGACGGAGCGGGACCGATCGATGGCGCTGACCTGAAAATACACGTGAACCGACCCCTTGCGCGGTGTGAGGACAGATGAGCGCGGTCGCTTCCGCGCCCCTTCACAACACCGTGCAATAGAGGCAATTCGTAGAGAATCCTTTGACGAAACCGGGGGTGGGACCGGACGGCTGCCTCAATTTTCGGCACGCCTCCGGTTTGTGCCCCCGCCGCTTCGCAGGCTCGAAGCGGCGGGGGTACCGATTCCCGTCCTCAGATTGCGGCCGCCTCGTCGTCCGACTCGTCCTCGCCCTCGATGTGCTCCACCGAGACGACGCGCTCGTCCTTGGCCGTGTTGAACACGGTCACGCCCTGCGAGGCCCGGCCGACGATGCGGATGTCGTCCACCGGCACGCGGATGAGCTGGCCGCCGTTCGTGACGAGCATGATCTGGTCTGATGCCTCGACCGGGAAGGAGGCGACGAGGCTGCCGTTGCGGGCGTTCACCCGCATCGCCGTGATGCCCTTGCCGCCGCGTCCGGAGACCCGGTACTCGAAGGAGGAGCTTCGCTTGCCGAAGCCGCGCTCGGACAGGGTCAGCACGAACTGCTCGTGAGCGCTCATCTCGCTGTAGCGCTCCGGCGAGATAGCGGACGCCTCCGCGACGCCCTCGTCCTCCACCCCGCTCTCCTCGGCCTCGGCGCCGTCGCCGATGATCGCCCGGCGCATCTTGAGATAGCCGGCCCGCTCCTCGGGCGACGCTTCGAAATGGTTCAGGATGGTCATCGAGATGACCCGGTCGTCCTGGCCGAGGTTGATGCCGCGCACGCCCGTAGAATCGCGGCCCTTGAAGACGCGCACGTCCTCGACGGGGAAGCGGATGCACTGGCCCTCCGCCGTGGTGAGGAGGACGTTCTGGTCGGGCCGGCAGATCTCGACGTGGACGATGTGGTCGCCCGGATCGAGCTTCATGGCGATCTTGCCGTTGCGGTTCACTTGCACGAAGTCAGACAGCTTGTTGCGGCGCACGCTTCCGCTCGCGGTCGCGAACATGACGTCGAGCGCCTCCCAGGACGCCTCGTCCTCCGGTAGCGGCATGATCGTGGTGATGCGCTCGCCCTGCGCCTGCAATTGCAGGATGTTGACGAGCGCCTTGCCGCGGGCGTTCGGGGCGGCCACCGGCAGGCGCCAGACCTTCTCCTTGTAGACCTGGCCCTGATCGGAGAAGAACAGCACCGGCGTGTGGGTGTTGGCCACGAACAGCCGCGTCACGAAATCCTCGTCGCGCGTGCTCATCCCGGAGCGGCCCTTGCCGCCGCGGCGCTGGGCCCGGTAGGTCGAGAGCGGCACGCGCTTGACGTAGCCGGCATGGGACACGGTGACGACCATGTCCTCGCGCTGGATCAGATCCTCGTCTTCGACGCTCGAATCGTAATCGACGATCTCGGTCTTGCGGGGCGTGGCGAATTGCGCGCGCACGTCGGCGAGCTCGGTCTTGACGATCCCCTGGATGCGGGCGCGCGAGCGCAGGATGTCGAGATAGTCCGCGATCTCGTCGGCGAGCGTCTTCAGCTCGTCGCCGATCTCGTCGCGGCCGAGGGCGGTCAGGCGCTGCAGTCGGAGGTCGAGGATCGCGCGCGCCTGCACCTCGGAGAGGCGGTAGGTGCCGTCATCGGCCACGCGGTGGCGCGGATCGTCGACGAGGGCGATCAGCGGCGCGATGTCGTGGGCCGGCCAGTCGCGGGCCATCAGCGCCTCGCGCGCCGTGTTCGGGTCGGGCGAGGTGCGGATCAGGCGGATCACCTCGTCGATGTTGGCGACCGCGATGGCGAGGCCGCACAGGACGTGGGCGCGCTCGCGAGCCTTGCCGAGCAGGAACTTGGTGCGGCGGGAGACGACCTCCTCGCGGAAGTCGACGAAGGCCTGCAGCAGGTCCTTGAGGTTGAGGAGCTGCGGCCGCCCACCGTTCAGCGCCACCATGTTGGCGCCGAACGAGGTCTGCAGCGGCGTGTAGCGGTAGAGTTGGTTCAGCACCACGTCGGCCATGGCGTCGCGCTTCAGCTCGATCACGATCCGCATGCCGTCGCGGTCGGATTCGTCGCGCAGGTCCGAGATGCCCTCGACGCGCTTTTCCTTCACAAGCTCGGCGATCTTCTCGATCAGCGTCGCCTTGTTCACCTGATACGGGATCTCGGTGAAGATCAGGGCCTCGCGCTCCTTGCGCAGCTCCTCGACGTGCGACTTCGCCCGCATGATGATGGAGCCGCGGCCCGTGGCGTAGGCTTGGCGCGTGCCGGCCCGCCCGATGATGAGGCCGCCCGTCGGGAAGTCGGGGCCGGGCACGATCTCGTTCAAGCCCTCGATGGTGATCGCCGGATCGTCGAGGAGCGCGACGCACGCGTCGATCAACTCGCCGAGATTGTGGGGCGGGATGTTCGTCGCCATGCCCACGGCGATGCCGCCGGCGCCGTTGGCCAGCAGGTTCGGAAAGCGGGCCGGGAGGACAGTGGGCTCCTCGCGCGACTCGTCGTAGTTCGGTCCGAAATCGACGGTATTCTTGTCGATGTCGGTCAGGAGCGCGGTGGCGGGCTTGGCGAGGCGCGACTCCGTGTAGCGCATGGCCGCCGGCGGGTCGCCGTCGACGGAGCCGAAATTGCCCTGCCCGTCGATGAGCATCAGGCGCATGGAAAAATCCTGCGCCATGCGCACCAAGGCGTCGTAGATCGATTGGTCCCCGTGCGGATGGTAGAGACCGATCACGTCGCCGACGATGCGGGCGGACTTCACGTATTTCCGTTCGGGCAGGTGCCCCGACTCGAAGGCCGAGTAGAGGATGCGCCGGTGCACCGGCTTCAGGCCGTCGCGCGCATCGGGCAGCGCGCGGCTCACGATCACGCTCATCGCGTAATCGAGGTAGGAGCGGCGCATCTCGTCGGTGATGGAAACGGGCTTGATGTCCGTGGCGGGCGGGGGCGCGCCGGCACCCTGATCGGTGTTGTCTGCCAAGATCTTGTTCCGTCTCGCGGGTCCCGGATCGGGGCCCCCAGCCAGGGCCGCGGCGCCTCGCGGCGGAGCTGACGCTCCGGCGCATCGCGGCCATCGGGAATACGAATGATATCAGGTGGTTAATTAATCATCACGGGGCCGATAAGCAAGGACTTCTGCCCCTGTCGTCAACCGAGCCGCAGGTCTCCCGCACCCGCCTCGAGCCATGCGCGCAGCTTGGTGAAACGTGCCCGCGCCCGGGTTCCGCGCACCGCCATCGCGATGGCCTTGCGCTGGCCGATCAGCACCACGAGGCTGCGGCCGCGGGTGACGCCCGTATAGAGCAGGTTGCGGGCGAGCATGGTCCAGTGCTGCGTCGTCACGGGGATCACGACGGCGGGGTACTCGGAGCCCTGGCTCTTGTGGATCGTGGTGGCGAAGGCCGGCACCAGCGTGTCGAGTTCGGCGAAGGGGTATTCCACGACCCGGCCTTCGAAATCGACCCTGAGGACGCCTTCCTCCGCGTCGATGCCGCAGACACGCCCGAGATCGCCGTTGAAGACCTCCCGGTCGTAGTCGTTCTGCGTCTCCATCACCCGGTCGCCGGGGGCGAAGCGCCAGCCGAAGCGCTCGACTTCGGCTGGCGGATCCGGGTTGAGGACGCGCTGCAGGGCGTGGTTCAGGTTGCGCGATCCGAGCGAGCCGCGGATCATCGGCGTCAGCACCTGCACGTCGCGGGCCGGGTCGAGGCCGAACCGCTTCGGGATGCGCCGCGTCACCACCTCCACGAGCCTGTCGACGCCCTCGTCCGGATCCTCGATCTCGACGCAGTAGAAGTCGCTCGCATCGCCCCGGCGGGGCCATTCCGGCATCTCGCCCCGGTTGATGCGGTGGGCGTTGACGACGATCCGGCTCTCGGCGGCCTGCCGGAACACCTCGGTGAGGCGCGCGACCGGCACCCGACCCGAATCGATGATGTCGGCGAGCACCTGTCCGGGCCCGACCGAAGGCAGCTGGTCGACGTCGCCGACGAGGAGGAGCGCCGCCTCTTCCGGCACCGCCTTGAGGAGCGCGTTCATCAGCGGCACGTCGACCATCGAGGTCTCGTCGATGACGAGGAGGTCGCAGGCGAGCGGGTTCTCCGCGTTGCGGGTGAAGCCGCCGTTGCGCGGGTCGATCTCGAGGAGGCGGTGGATCGTCTTCGCCTCCAGCCCCGTCTGCTCGCTCATGCGCTTGGCGGCGCGGCCGGTCGGGGCCGCGAGCAGCACCCGCACGCCCTTGGCTGTGAGGATGCGCAGGATCGAGTCGAGGGTCGAGGTCTTGCCGACGCCGGGGCCGCCCGTCACGACCGCGAGCTTCGCGCCCAGCACCAGCCGCACTGCCTCTCCCTGCGAGGGCGAGAGGGTCTTGCCCGTGCGGGCCTCGACCCAGGGCAGCGCCTTCGCGAAGTCGATCTCGCCCCAGGGCGGCGCGCCGGCCGCGCGCACGAGGAGGCGCTCGGCGATGACACGCTCGGCCCCGTGCAGACCTTTCAGGAAGAGGCAAGGCTGCCCGTCGAGGTCGTCTGCGATCACCTCCTCCCCCGTTCGGATCGCGCCGGCCACCGCGAGGCGCACCGCCTGCGCGTCGACCTCCAGGAGCTTGACCGCGAGCGCGGTCAGCTGCTCGGCGGGCAGGCCGCAATGGCCCTCGTCCATCGCCGTCTGCAGGGCGAAGCTGATCCCGGCCGACAGGCGCTGGGGCGCGTGCTTCTCCAGCCCCAGCCGCATCGCGATGGCGTCCGCCGTCCGGAAGCCGATCCCGCGGATGTCCCGGGCGAGCCGGTAGGGATCCTCCGTCATCACGGCGATCGACTCGTGGCCATAGGTCCGGAAGATCCGCACGGCGCGCGCCGTGCCGACGCCGTGGGCGTGCAGGAAGATCATGATCTCGCGCACGGCCTTCTGCTCGGCCCAGCCCCGCACGATCCGCTCGGCGCGCTTCTTCCCGATGCCGGGCACCTCGGTGAGGCGCCCCGGCTCGGCCTCGATGATCTCGAACGTATCCGCGCCGAACAGCGTCACGATCGCCTTGGCCATGGCGGGACCGATGCCGCGCATCTGGCCGCTCGCGAGGTAGCGCTCGATGC carries:
- a CDS encoding ATP-dependent RecD-like DNA helicase: MVRPQDLNSERGTGAPAEILAGTVERVTFHNAETGFCVLKVGVRGKRDLVPLVGHAPAIGAGEWITATGHWVSDRAHGLQFKAISLKATPPTGVEGIERYLASGQMRGIGPAMAKAIVTLFGADTFEIIEAEPGRLTEVPGIGKKRAERIVRGWAEQKAVREIMIFLHAHGVGTARAVRIFRTYGHESIAVMTEDPYRLARDIRGIGFRTADAIAMRLGLEKHAPQRLSAGISFALQTAMDEGHCGLPAEQLTALAVKLLEVDAQAVRLAVAGAIRTGEEVIADDLDGQPCLFLKGLHGAERVIAERLLVRAAGAPPWGEIDFAKALPWVEARTGKTLSPSQGEAVRLVLGAKLAVVTGGPGVGKTSTLDSILRILTAKGVRVLLAAPTGRAAKRMSEQTGLEAKTIHRLLEIDPRNGGFTRNAENPLACDLLVIDETSMVDVPLMNALLKAVPEEAALLLVGDVDQLPSVGPGQVLADIIDSGRVPVARLTEVFRQAAESRIVVNAHRINRGEMPEWPRRGDASDFYCVEIEDPDEGVDRLVEVVTRRIPKRFGLDPARDVQVLTPMIRGSLGSRNLNHALQRVLNPDPPAEVERFGWRFAPGDRVMETQNDYDREVFNGDLGRVCGIDAEEGVLRVDFEGRVVEYPFAELDTLVPAFATTIHKSQGSEYPAVVIPVTTQHWTMLARNLLYTGVTRGRSLVVLIGQRKAIAMAVRGTRARARFTKLRAWLEAGAGDLRLG
- the gyrA gene encoding DNA gyrase subunit A — protein: MADNTDQGAGAPPPATDIKPVSITDEMRRSYLDYAMSVIVSRALPDARDGLKPVHRRILYSAFESGHLPERKYVKSARIVGDVIGLYHPHGDQSIYDALVRMAQDFSMRLMLIDGQGNFGSVDGDPPAAMRYTESRLAKPATALLTDIDKNTVDFGPNYDESREEPTVLPARFPNLLANGAGGIAVGMATNIPPHNLGELIDACVALLDDPAITIEGLNEIVPGPDFPTGGLIIGRAGTRQAYATGRGSIIMRAKSHVEELRKEREALIFTEIPYQVNKATLIEKIAELVKEKRVEGISDLRDESDRDGMRIVIELKRDAMADVVLNQLYRYTPLQTSFGANMVALNGGRPQLLNLKDLLQAFVDFREEVVSRRTKFLLGKARERAHVLCGLAIAVANIDEVIRLIRTSPDPNTAREALMARDWPAHDIAPLIALVDDPRHRVADDGTYRLSEVQARAILDLRLQRLTALGRDEIGDELKTLADEIADYLDILRSRARIQGIVKTELADVRAQFATPRKTEIVDYDSSVEDEDLIQREDMVVTVSHAGYVKRVPLSTYRAQRRGGKGRSGMSTRDEDFVTRLFVANTHTPVLFFSDQGQVYKEKVWRLPVAAPNARGKALVNILQLQAQGERITTIMPLPEDEASWEALDVMFATASGSVRRNKLSDFVQVNRNGKIAMKLDPGDHIVHVEICRPDQNVLLTTAEGQCIRFPVEDVRVFKGRDSTGVRGINLGQDDRVISMTILNHFEASPEERAGYLKMRRAIIGDGAEAEESGVEDEGVAEASAISPERYSEMSAHEQFVLTLSERGFGKRSSSFEYRVSGRGGKGITAMRVNARNGSLVASFPVEASDQIMLVTNGGQLIRVPVDDIRIVGRASQGVTVFNTAKDERVVSVEHIEGEDESDDEAAAI